TTTAAGAGTATCTAAAGGATGCTCAAATCCTTGAGAAGATGTGCCAGGCAGAACCCACTTGAAGATTTCCTTTTGCGAGCATTTACAGAATGTTCAACTCCTGAGAAGAGGAACCAACTTGGCTAGCTAGAATCAATTTGTGTATGGCAAGAAGATAGAGGGCGAAGGTTGGAGCAGGTGCATCCATACCGCCAATGGCCATAGCCTATATGAGTAGCAATAACTACCACTGGATCTACTGTTTCTTCTGGACTGGAGTGAGGCCAGAAGTGGTAGTGGCTGCAAAACTTGCTGTTGGCTCCGAGACTGATACGTTTAACATCGTTCTCCTGATTTTGTTGCAAAGAGACCTTTATTGAGTGCTATAAGCCTCTTGCAAGTGTTTAGCATCATCAGGAGAGAACTCAACAATAACAAAATCTGTTCCAAGTGATACTTGTTCTCGGGCCCTTACACTAGGGAGAGGTTCTGTCCGAGCAATTTGTGGAGGATGGACAGAGCAAGCATCAATTGATTCAGAGAAAATACAGTCTGAAACCCCAATCTCCACTTCTATAGGATCTTGTCAAACTTTGAAGTTCCTGGTCATGCTCAATAAGATAAAAAAACCAGGGCACCCTCTTGAGCTTGGCCAGCGTCAAGAGTATGGGAAGGAACCCTCAAAGGGCTCTTCGTTTGGTAAAGGTTTAAAGCCCACCCTCCCCTTTCCCCTAGTATAGTATAGATTAGGATTTTcttggataaaagaaaaaaagatctCAAGGGGTTGACTTGGTTGTCAGGCATGTGACTTAGAGGTTTGTTTCCTCTTTAGGTATCAAGTTTGGAACTTCTCAGATGCTATCAACTACTCCTTAGGGGCCGGTCCATATTTGGATTTAATTGGAGCTCCCGCTAGTGGACAATAGAATAGGTCCCACAGGATTTGTTGAGGTGTGTGTAAGCTAGTCCAAAAGTCtaagttataaaaaagaaagaaagaagccaTATGGGAACAATTTATGATTCACAATACAtaatttgtcatgattaaggcTACAAACGAGCTAATTTAAACCGAATTTTAGAATGTTCAGATTTGTTTGTTACTTAGTTCTTAGCGAACTTTGAGCTCGAACGGAATGAAAATCTTGTTACACATGTCAATGTATTTAAAGCAATATTGCACGCAAGCAGCTCATATGCGCACTCAATGAGAGAGCAATAGTTATTTAAACTTATTTTCTATAAAGAGAAAGTATGGCTGGAGCCTTGTtgtcctcttttctctctttggCAAGTGTGTTTTTATGaagattttcttcttttctttgctgCGATCCATATAGATTTCTTACTGTAACTATCCACTGAATGAATTAGGTGAGTTAATTGTGGTCAATTAATACACAAGCGATCTTATTAGATTCCAATGCCCTTGAGAGATTTTATAAATTTGAATAGATATTACAGCAAGTAATTAACTGGGTAATTAAATATGCTTGGTGAAGTCCAACAAAATCCCCACATTCAGTTTTCATCATTGCAAAATGGCGGAGCTAGATTGGGATTTGTGGGCTGTGGTGAGAAGTTGCAACAGTCCTGCTGCCGCGGCGAAGCCTATTACCGCACAAGAAGAACCCGTTACAGTTGCTTTCGAACAAAATGATAACACTTTTGGGAGAAGATCATACGATGGCTTTGAGGAATTACAAGAAGTTTACAAAACTTTCATTACAAACTCCCAAGCCACCATCGACCCAAATACCAGTAGTCCCACTTCTTCTGTTTCTCTATCTGATGGATCCAATCACCAgaaacaaccaccaccatcgtTGCAGCCACATGTCAAACATATTAGCAATCCCATAGACTCATATGGGTATGAGAGGAAGAGGAGTCACCGGACAGCGGTGGTGGAAGTGGAGGCGGAAAATCTCGTGGAGGTGGATCCTTGGAACTGGCGTAAATATGGTAGGAAGCCAATCAAGACATCGCCGTATCCGAGAAACTACTACAAGTGTAGTAGTGAGGGAAGCAAATGTCCGGCGAAGAAATATGTGGAGAAGAGTAAGGTTGATCCGGAGAAGGTCATCGTATCTTACAGTGGCGAGCATAATCACTCTCCTCCTCGTAAGTAAGCTCGTCCGAACACactgagttattaaaaaaaaaaactaatcactTTCCCACGGTCACCGTCTACATTTTACTCTGCCTTTCACCGGTAGCACTTTTTGATGGACCGGAAAAGTGAAGTAAATTTCATTCTTTAATTAGTTTCCTTCTTCCTGTTTTGGTTTGGGATTTTGTATAGGAAAAAAATCCGATTATCCCCTTGTGGTTTTACTCATGTGCGATTTATTTGCGATTTATTTCCGTACCGTTAGATAATATAATATGCAAATGTCCCTATGTGGTTCCGCAATTTTGTTAGCCTTATTTGAAAACTTAGTGTGAGGTTTTGGTGTCCCAACATTTTTGCTACACTGAACATTTCTATGAGATTCATATACGTGGTGCCCCCAACATCTTTTAAAGTCTCGTATTTCTGTGGGAACTATGAATAGTGTCGGTGTCAAAAAATGTCTCACATTTTTTTCTAATCCTTGTACATACTTATTTTCGTTCTTTGACATATGGAGTATCTTTTACCATCTTAACCATCATCCCAATGGAGAGTAAGCATTTTTATTCTTTATACTAGCAtttgtgcccgttcgatgcacggggacaaaataaaaatcagtgagaatttttttttatcgtccCATACATTAAATGGGTACAACACTAGTTcaaaattgtgaaaaatataGGATACACAAAGAAAATAAGCCAAAactaaatttttgatttttatacTAGTAGAAAATTACTCCTAACAACGGAGTCATTGGGCTGGGGACCCGGGATCCTGTAGGGCACCCTACAGGAGTTGTAGTGCAGCGCACAACTgttgatctcatcaatcaacgatccagatcaaaaatcaattatgaccgataataaatgattcttaccggtcataattaaaaatcatatctcaaccattcattctTAAGATCGATGACCCCTCTGCGCTATACTGGGTGCCTTGTAGGCCTGACCTGGCCTTGTTTTTGCCCTTAGTACAGTCGGTCGCCAAAGCTAATTCCCAGCGACTTCCCACAAATCTCTCACCcctcaccactctctctctctctctctctctctctctctctctctctctctctctcaattaaaaataaaataaaagaatcaAAATTGTGAGAACTTAGGATTAGACATTTGAAAGTTTGAGAGGCACAAACACATTCACATTTGTAAATAGTATAGATTGATGCCAATGAAAACTAATGGAGAGCTAGTTGGaaagataaatgaaaattattggGTGATCATGGAGCCTGACTATATGGTACCTCATGATTTTAACAGCTACACAACTGGCTAATTAAATTTATGTTTTAGTTTTATATAATTCTGCGGGCTGAGTTCTGATGGTGAGAATTTTGAGGAGAAATATAAATGTGACGCCATATGTCCATGATTAGTACGTttgaaatttacaaaaatagGAATGTAATTTATAACGACATATCTAATCTGGAATCACATACCCAGACCAAGTAGACATATGATATATATCTCCCTTACCTAATGATAAACTTGAATTCTTGTCTCAATTTATAAGAAAACAACTTTGCAGGAGGTACATTCACATAGGTACATACATTGTGTACATACATGTTTTTGACCCATCTTGGGTCCCAGAAAATTGAACCAAGctactcattttgttcaaaatgaatTGTTTAGGGCccctattaaaaataaaaaggcatATACAAAGCATCCAACGTTTCTTCATAAACTAGGTCTGGATTATAGAACAAAGTTACATGTTTTGTAAACTTTTTTACTATTATtagattgagtttattttttattgggacTCTAAATAAaccattttgaataaaatgaacaatttggatCATTTTTTTAGGACACGATATGAGTCCAAAACTCATATGTACGCAATGTATATAGATATCTATGTGTATGTACTTATTGACTTTTCgataagaaaatgaaattctGACGCCAACAAATTTTTATACTACTCCATAAATGTTTCGTGGACAAATCTATTCAATCAATAATCCAAAGCCATTACTTCAATGTATTAAATTGCCCGTAATGTAATTATTGTTAATTATATTCTTAGGGGTGTTTTGGCACAACAATCTATTCggattattattttgtttatattcggattattattttgtttatatttaaatttttatccGCATTTATCAGGTTTGTGTTAATCTTGGCggcaaaagaagcaaaaaaatattataaaaaaaaagtatgaaccaaattgaaaattaaacaacagaaaaacaaatgaaaaagtcGGTAtgttttaattatatttttgtgtctagtgtacttttttttataactaataAAACAATGATTTATTAACTTGAGCAACTcaatgctatgtttggattaagatttgaaattttttttttaaaataatagaaataatAAGTGGAAAGGAATAGAACGAGAAGTGATGAAAGTAAAAAGAATTTAagggaattttttaaaaaatatttttaaaattgtgaaGAGACCAAAGCGGGACCCAATAATTGATTGAGGACGAAAGAGCACGAGGCGGCCACATCCTAACAAAGTGCCAGATTGCAAGCTGAATTACCTGTCGGGCTCGACTCCCCATTTATACCTTCGCCTTTTTACTCCTGCGCCAGTTAACTACCCAGATTTGACCATTAACTCTGACCTTCCTATGCTTTTCCAAATTTACCCCGGCTTGGTAGTAGG
The sequence above is drawn from the Rhododendron vialii isolate Sample 1 chromosome 6a, ASM3025357v1 genome and encodes:
- the LOC131330623 gene encoding probable WRKY transcription factor 27, coding for MAELDWDLWAVVRSCNSPAAAAKPITAQEEPVTVAFEQNDNTFGRRSYDGFEELQEVYKTFITNSQATIDPNTSSPTSSVSLSDGSNHQKQPPPSLQPHVKHISNPIDSYGYERKRSHRTAVVEVEAENLVEVDPWNWRKYGRKPIKTSPYPRNYYKCSSEGSKCPAKKYVEKSKVDPEKVIVSYSGEHNHSPPRK